The Triticum dicoccoides isolate Atlit2015 ecotype Zavitan chromosome 6A, WEW_v2.0, whole genome shotgun sequence genome has a window encoding:
- the LOC119319463 gene encoding histone H2B.2-like, whose protein sequence is MAPKAAEKKPVATAEKTTAGKKPKAEKRAPASKEAGGEGKTRGRKKGSKAKKGVETYKIYIFKVLKQVHPDIGISSKAMSIMNSFINDIFEKLAGESAKLARYNKKPTITSREIQTSVRLVLPGELAKHAVSEGTKAVTKFTSS, encoded by the coding sequence ATGGCACCCAAGGCAGCAGAGAAGAAGCCGGTGGCCACGGCAGAGAAGACCACCGCGGGGAAGAAGCCCAAGGCGGAGAAGCGGGCGCCGGCGTCcaaggaggccggcggcgaggggaAGACGAGGGGCAGGAAGAAGGGCAGCAAGGCCAAGAAGGGCGTGGAGACGTACAAGATCTACATCTTCAAGGTGCTCAAGCAGGTGCACCCGGACATCGGCATCTCCTCCAAGGCCATGTCcatcatgaactccttcatcaacgACATCTTTGAGAAGCTGGCCGGGGAGTCCGCCAAGCTCGCCCGCTACAACAAGAAGCCCACCATCACGTCCCGGGAGATCCAGACCTCCGTCCGCCTCGTCCTCCCCGGCGAGCTCGCCAAGCACGCCGTCTCCGAGGGCACCAAGGCCGTCACCAAGTTCACCTCATCCTAG